The Engystomops pustulosus chromosome 1, aEngPut4.maternal, whole genome shotgun sequence genome has a window encoding:
- the PPIL2 gene encoding RING-type E3 ubiquitin-protein ligase PPIL2 produces MGKRQHQKDKMYITCAEYTNFYGGKRAEIPKSNFRRLPFDHCSLSLQPFEYPVCTPDGIVFDLLSIVPWIKKFGTNPITGEKLEAKSLIKLNIAKNQDGKYHCPVLFSVFTNNSHIVAIGNTGNVFSYDAVEQLNIKPKSYKDLLTDEPFTRQDIITLQDPSKLEKFNVSDFFHVKNNLKVIDPEEEKARQDPSYYLKNANMETRETLSELYKEFKGDEILAATMKGPEKKATDKLNSAHYSTGAVSASFTSTAMTPETTHEAAAIAEDTVRYQYVKKKGYVRLHTNKGDLNLELYCDKTPKTCENFIKLCKKNYYDGTIFHRSIRNFVIQGGDPTGTGTGGESCWGKPFKDEIKPNLSHTGRGVLSMANTGPNSNKSQFFITFRSCTYLDNKHTVFGRVVGGFDTLTAMEKVDTDTKTDRPKEDIRIESTVVFVDPYEEADAQVALEREKAQKEEEEKKMKERPVLPKKEQSQEPKTFRAGVGKYINMTAVKRAAEADDSGPSTSKKERVTRGFGDFSSW; encoded by the exons gtaCATCACCTGCGCAGAGTACACTAACTTTTACGGAGGAAAGAGAGCAG aaatTCCAAAGTCTAACTTCAGGCGTTTACCATTTGATCACTGCAG CTTGTCTCTACAGCCCTTTGAGTATCCGGTATGCACTCCAGATGGAATTGTTTTTGATTTACT AAGCATTGTTCCGTGGATAAAAAAGTTTGGAACTAACCCCATCACAGGAGAG AAACTTGAAGCAAAGTCCCTTATAAAGCTGAACATTGCTAAGAATCAGGATG GGAAATATCACTGCCCTGTCTTGTTCTCCGTATTTACCAATAATTCCCACATTGTCGCTATTGGTAATACCGGAAATGTCTTCTCTTATGAT GCTGTTGAACAATTAAATATTAAACCGAAGAGTTACAAAGACCTACTAACCGATGAACCTTTCACCCGCCAAGACATTATAACTCTACAG gatCCTTCAAAGCTAGAAAAATTTAATGTATCAGATTTCTTCCATGTCAAAAACAACCTCAAAGTCATAGACCCTG AGGAAGAAAAAGCTCGTCAGGATCCATCGTACTACCTGAAAAATGCCAACATGGAAACACGGGAGACACTCAGTGAACTATACAAGGAATTCAAAGGAGATGAAATTCTGGCAGCCACCATGAAAGGTCCAGAGAAGAAGGCAACAGATAAGCTAAATTCG GCACATTACTCTACGGGTGCCGTGAGTGCATCTTTTACCTCCACTGCAATGACACCTGAGACCACCCATGAGGCTG CTGCCATTGCAGAAGATACCGTACGTTATCAGTACGTCAAAAAAAAGGGTTATGTTCGTCTCCACACCAACAAGGGTGACCTTAATCTGGAGCTGTATTGCGACAAA ACACCAAAAACATGTGAGAATTTTATCAAGCTTTGCAAAAAGAATTACTATGATGGCACCATCTTCCACCGCTCTATTCGGAATTTTGTG ATACAAGGAGGAGACCCTACAGGCACGGGAACAG GTGGTGAATCCTGTTGGGGAAAGCCATTCAAGGATGAAATTAAGCCTAACTTAAGTCACACAGGTCGAGGAGTTCTTAGCATGGCAAATACTGGACCAAACAGCAACAAGTCTCAATT TTTTATAACGTTCCGCTCCTGTACATATTTGGACAATAAGCACACGGTGTTTGGCCG AGTTGTTGGAGGATTTGATACTCTTACTGCCATGGAAAAGGTTGACACTGATACTAAGACAGACAGGCCAAAG GAGGACATCCGAATAGAGAGTACAGTGGTTTTTGTTGATCCATACGAGGAGGCTGATGCACAG GTTGCATTAGAGAGAGAGAAGGCtcagaaagaggaagaggagaaaaaAATGAAAGAACGGCCAGTGCTGCCTAAAAAAGAGCAATCGCAAGAGCCCAAGACCTTCAGGGCAGGGGTGGGAAAGTATATCAACATGACTGCAGT GAAACGTGCCGCTGAGGCAGACGACAGCGGGCCCTCTACCAGCAAAAAGGAAAGAGTGACTCGTGGCTTTGGAGATTTCAGCTCTTGGTAG